GGTCGCACTCACCGCCGCTCGGACTATCGGACGCCGCTCCAAACCCGCGACATCATTCCGCCGCAGGCCCTAAGGCGCGACCGGACCACCTACGTCCAACAAGGTTAAAGATCGTGCTTAGTCTCCGCTTCGGCCAATCGTTTGCTGCAAGAGAGCAAACGTCCGGTCGAGGCCGTCAAGGCGATTGCTGATCAGGAAGGCGCCGGTCACCGCTAAGCATCTGCATGGCGCGGGATGGAAAGAACGCCGGGTCGTGGCTGTCGCTGCGGAACCGGTGAAAGATCTGTGCCGGAAAAACCGCCTGGCCCTCCGAAGCAAACCAACCCCGCTCTTGATTCGATGGCGTCCTGGACCAGGTCCGGATCTCCGTCGATCAACCCGTTGAGGGTCGGCTAGCAAGCTGCCGCCGCTCGGCTTCGCCTTCGCGGTGATCGCGACCGTCCCCGGTCCTTCGAGGAGCCATCGAGCGGGATCGGCCCGCTCCGGACGGAGGTTTCTCACATGGCACAGGATCTTGCACTCGCTCAGCGCCACGCATTCGCACTTGCCCGCACTCTGATGGTCCCGGTCACGCTCTTCAGGTCCGGCAACGAGTTCGGCGTTCTCCCGAGCGACGAACTCGATGACGGCGAGGTCGAGACCATCGCCGAATTCGATCCCTTCGAATACGGGCCGGCTCATTGAGCCGGCTTTCCCCCTCCTTTTCAGGTGCCGCTTGCGAGCGGCAGGCGGCAAGGGAAGCTTCGCCGCGGCTGGCACGGCCAGCTCGGCAAGGTGCAGATCTGCACCTTGCCGGCCGCGCCCTTGCCCCCTTTGCTCTTCGCGAGCCGCCGGAAAGGGGTCCCGCAAACTGCGGGGAGAACAGAAACGGACAAGAAGGGCGGACGTGTGAGCGCCGACAGAAAGCATGGAGAAAAAAGAACTGGAAGACCTGCGGGACCGTGTGCTCTGCCGGGTCGTGTTGGAGCAATCCGGCTTTGCGGTCGACGTGAAGGAGAGCACCCGCAAGGCGGTCAAATATCGGCGCGGTGCGGAAATCGTCATCGTCATCCATGACGGGCGGGGTTGGTTCGATCCCCTGTCCGACGCGAAAGGCGACGTCTTCAGTCTCGCCGCGCATCTCGAAGGAGTGTCCTTCGTCGAAGCGCTCGACCAGGTCGCCGCATTGGTCGATTTTGTCGCCAAAGAGCCGGTGTGGACCAGAAGCGTTCGAGATCGCGTTCCGGCCGCGACCATCCCCGAGCGGTGGGCAAAACGCCGCAAGCCTTGGCGAGGGTCGATGACGTGGCGCTATCTGCGTGCTGAACGCTGCCTGCCGGAGACCATCATCCGTGCCGCCCTCCAAAGCGATGCGCTGCGGGAAGGTCCCTACGGCAGCATGTGGGCCGCCCATGTTGATGCCGATGGCGGCGTCACCGGCTGGGAGGAGCGCGGCCCTAACTGGCGTGGCTTCTCGACAGGAGGGTCAAAGGTTCTGTTCCGGTTCGGCGCCCTCGACGCCTCACGCCTCTGCGTCACCGAGGCGGCGATCGACGCCATGAGCCTGGCCGCGTTCGAAGGAATGCGAGAGGGAAGCCTCTATCTCAGCACAGGCGGGGGATGGTCGCCGACGACAGAAGCCGCGGTTCGCGTGCTCGCCGCGCGCCCCGGCGCGCAGCTCGTCGCCGCCACGGATGCCAACAGTCAGGGCGAGGCCTTTGCCGGCCGCCTGCGCGACATCGCAGAAGATGCCGGCTGCGACTGGTTCCGCCTGACGCCGCCGGCTGAGGACTGGAACGACGCATTGCAGGAGAGAAAAGGAGAAGAAAAGGAAAGAAGGGTGGGTAGGGGAGGCCTGCCGCATGCCCGCCGGCCGCGTCAAGGGTGAAGCTTCGCCCGGCTGAAGCCGGCCCTTGACCCAACCGGACGGAGAGGCGGCCGCGGGGGAGGGGTCAGGAAGGGCTGAAGAGAAGATGGAGTCATCGCAAAGATGAGCCGCGCTTCAGCCCGACGAGGCTGAAAGGAGCCCGCTCATGAACCTCTCTCCCATCCGCAAGGTATTCCAGGGTGTCACCGACCGGCACCAGATGTTCCGCATGTTCGACCGTCATGCGCAGCGCCCGAACCGCTGGGAGGGCGACGACAGTGCGCTCTATCGCGGCGAATGGTTCGAGATCGGTGAGGCATCCCACGATTACATGTTCGAGATCCTGCCGCCGCTCTGGATGAAGGCTGAGATGTTCGCCATGCGCGAGTTCCTGACCAATTCGATCACCAGCATCTTTTTCACGCTGTCGATCGACGGGCGCATACGACACTTCCACGGTTATTGCGACCTCGCTGACAAGGGTTCGCCCGCACGCATGCGCGAAGCCATCGTCGAGCGTGAATCCCGTCCCGTCCGGGCGATGACGCGCGAGGAGCGTCTCGAACATATCTGGAGCAGCACGGCTGACGACTATCGCGGCTACGCCGGCGAGCGTTGGCCAGAGGCTGATCGCGGCAAGCGCACGGTCATGTTCTTCGCCAGACCAGGCGGCACCACGTGCAAGCTGCTAGAAGACCTGACGGACGTGGAGATCGCGGCGAAGCTGCCGGCACATCTGCGTTACCTGCCCGAGCGACAAGCGGCGTGAGGGAGGGTGGCATGTTCACTTTCTCTCTCACGGACATTTGCGCCGTGCTGGCGCGTGGCCGTGCCGACGCGGCCGCAAACGGCGGCTTTCGGATTCTGTATCAGGGAATATCCCCTGAAGCCGAGGCCAGAGCCGGCCTGTGGCTGGTCGGTGACGAGGGCGTTTACGTGATGTCCAACGGAAAACTCGCCGAGGGACAGCGTCCGCTCGTCATCCATGCCGAGGAGTGCGATCCGAAGACCAATCCGGATTACTGGCATTACAAGCGGCAACATTTCGGGGGCGATGACGGGGTCGAATTCATCGACGCCGTCGAACTCGAAACGCTCGTCGCGGCTCAGCCCGACGCGACGCATCTGCGGTTCGTGATGAACGACACGTCCATATCGATCAGCCTGATCCGCCGCTGACGCGGCGCACCCTTCCAACAACTTCGCGACCGTCCGCCCGCAGGTCAAATCCAGCGGAACGATGACGCTCGCCCTTTTCCAAGGAGAGCATTTTCATGTCCAACGATCCTTTTTCACTTGGTCCTTCTGGCACCCTCGACATGTTCGGGAACACAGCCCTGTCGTCAGGGCTCGGCCTGGGCGTCACGGCCTTCGGTGGCTTTGCACCCGAGACGGCCCCCGAACCTGCCAATGACGACGATCCCGATCCGACGCCGCCCGCGCCCGCACCGGCGCTGCCGATCGCTGCGCCCCTGCGGTTAGCACCACGGCGGCAGGGCGACCGGGCGAACTTCTATCTCGATGACGGCGAGGATCGCGGCCTTGCTGCGTCCTGGAAGGAACGCGCCCGGTTGAATGTGGCGGCCATTTTGATCGCGAACGAGATCGAGCGGCACAACGTTCCAGTCACGCGCGAGCATCAGCAACGGTTGATCCGTTTCACGGGGTTCGGCGCCTCCGAGCTGGCGAACGGCATGTTTCGCCGCCCGGGTGAAGTCGAGTTTCGGGACGGCTGGGACGATCTCGGCTCGTCGCTAGAGAGCGCCGTCTCCGAGAGTGACTATTCGAGCCTGTCCCGTTGCACGCAGTATGCGCATTTCACGCCGGAGTTCATCATCCGGGCGATCTGGTCCGGATTGCAGCGCTTAGGCTGGCGCGGCGGCCGTGTGCTGGAACCGGGCATCGGCACGGGCCTGTTTCCGGCGCTGATGCCGGAGGAATATCGAGACAGTAGCTATGTGACCGGCGTCGAACTCGATCCTGTCACCGCGCGGATCGTAAAGCTCCTGCAGCCGAAAGCTCGGATTATTGAAGGGGATTTCGCGCGCACCGATCTCTCGCCGATCTACGATCTTGCCATTGGCAATCCACCGTTTTCCGATCGCATCGTGCGTTCCGACCGGCAATATCGGTCACTTGGTCTCAGACTGCACGACTACTTCATCGCGAGGTCCATCGATCTTCTGAAGCCCGGCGCCTTCGCGGCCTTCGTCACCAGTTCCGGCACGCTGGACAAGGCGGACAGCACAGCCCGCGAGCATATCGCCAAATCCGCCGACCTGATTGCCGCAATTCGCCTGCCCGAAGGCAGCTTTCGCCGGGACGCCGGCACGGACGTCGTCGTGGACATCCTGTTCTTCCGCAAGCGCAAGGCTGGAGAAGCTGAGGGCGACCAGACCTGGCTCGACGTGGATGAAGTCCGCCCTGCAACAGAAGACGAAGGCGCTATCCGCATTAACAGGTGGTTCGCACGGCATCCTGATTTCGTGCTTGGCGACCACGCGCTGACGTCGGGCCCGTTCGGTGAGACGTATACGTGCCGTGGTCGCGCCGGAGTCGATCTCGAAGTGGCGCTGAATGCCGCCATCTCTCTTCTTCCGGAAGATCGCTACGACGGCGAGCCGTCAGCAATCGACATCGAACTGGAGGACGAGCTCGGGGAGATCGTCGATCTTCGGCCCGCAAGCGAGAAGGTTCGCGAGGGCAGCTTCTTCTTCGACGCCAGGCACGGCCTGATGCAGATGGTCGACGGCTCTCCGGTTCCGATCAAGGTCCGCAAGGGCCGGAGCGGCGATGGCTTGTCCGAGAAGCACATCCGCATCATCAGCAAGCTGATCCCGGTCCGGGACGCGGTGCGCGAGGTGCTGAGGTGCCAAGAACAGGATCGCCCCTGGAAGGACAGCCAGGTGCGCCTGCGCATCGCCTGGTCGTCGTTCGTCCGCGACTTTGGACCGATCAACCACACCACGGTTTCGATCGCGGAGGACGAGGAAACCGGCGAGGTCCGGGAAAGCCACCGCCGACCGAACCTGAAGCCCTTCCTCGACGATCCCGATTGCTGGCTGGTCGCTTCCATCGAAGACTATGACCTCGAGACTGATACCGCCCGTCCCGGTCCGATCTTTTCCGAACGGGTGATCTCGCCACCGGCAGTCCCGGTGATCACATCGGCGGCCGATGCGCTGGCCGTGGTGCTCAACGAGCGCGGCCGTGTCGATATCGACGATATCGCCGAACTCCTGCATCGTGACCCGGAGGCGGTGATCGCCGATCTCGGCGAGGCCATCTTCCGCGATCCGACCGACGGTTCGTGGCAAACGTCCGACGCCTATCTCTCCGGCCCGGTCCGCACCAAGCTTGCCACGGCGGAGGCGGCTGCCGCCCTCGATCCTGGCTTCCAGCGCAATGTCGAGGCACTTCAGGAGGTCCAGCCCGCCGATCTGCGTCCGTCCGACATCACCGCTCGTCTCGGCGCGCCGTGGATCCCGGCGTCCGACGTCGTCGCCTTCGTCAAGGAGATGATGGGGGCGGAGATCCGCATTCATCATATGCCGGAACTGGGATCATGGACGGTCGAGGCCCGTCAACTTGGTTATAGCGCCGCCGGGACATCGGAATGGGGCACGAGCCGCCGCCATGCCGGCGAACTGCTCGCCGATGCGCTGAATTCCCGGGTGCCGCAGATCTTCGACACGATCAAGGACGCCGATGGCGAGCGGCGGGTGCTGAATGTCGTCGATACCGAAGCGGCGCGCGACAAGCTGCAGAAGATCAAGGAAGCGTTCCAGACCTGGGTATGGAGCGATCCGGATCGCACCGACCGGCTTGCCCGGGTCTACAACGACCGCTTCAACAATATCGCGCCGCGCAAATTCGATGGCTCCCATCTGAACCTTCCCGGCGCCTCGGGCGCTTTCGTTCTTTATGAGCATCAGAAACGCGGCATCTGGCGGATCATCTCCTCGGGCTCCACCTATCTCGCCCATGCCGTCGGCGCCGGCAAGACCATGACGATGGCGGCGGCGATCATGGAGCAACGCCGTCTCGGCCTGATCGCCAAAGCGATGCTGGTCGTTCCAGGTCATTGCCTGGCGCAAGCCGCGCGCGAGTTTCTGGCGCTCTATCCGTCGGCTAACATTCTCGTCGCCGACGAGACCAATTTTACGAAGGACAAGCGCCAGCGTCTCCTGTCGCGGGCGGCGACGGCGGCCTGGGATGCGATCATCATTACGCACTCTGCGTTCAAGTTCATCGGCGTGCCCTCGGCCTTCGAACAGCAGATGATCCACGACGAGCTGCAGCTCTACGAGGATCTCCTGACCAGGGTCGATGACGAAGACCGGGTCTCGCGCAAGCGGCTCGAGCGCCTGAAGGAAGGCTTGCAGGAACGGCTGGAATCCCTCGCGACCCGCAAAGACGACCTACTGACCATCTCCGAAATCGGCGTCGACCAGATCGTGGTCGACGAGGCGCAGGAGTTCCGCAAGCTGTCCTTCGCCACCAATATGTCGACGCTCAAGGGCATCGATCCGAACGGTTCGCAGAAAGCCTGGGACCTCTATGTGAAGTCCCGCTACATCGAGACGAAAAATCCGGGCCGCGCTCTGGTGCTGGCGTCCGGCACGCCCATCTCCAATACGCTCGGCGAAATGTTCTCGATCCAGCGGCTGCTTGGCTACGAGGCATTGCGCGAACGGGGCTTGCACGAGTTCGATGCCTGGGCGAGCAATTTCGGCGACGAGAAGACGGAGCTGGAACTGCAACCGTCCGGCAAATACAAGCCGGTGAGCCGCTTCGCGTCCTTCGTCAATGTGCCGGAACTGATCGCCATGTTCCGCACCTTCGCCGATGTGGTGATGCCGGAGGACCTGAAGGCCTATGTGAAGGTGCCAGTGATCGCGACCGGCAAGCGGCAGATCCTGACCGCAGCACCAACGCCCGCCTTCAAGGCCTACCAGCAAATCCTGGAAACCCGCATCAAGGCGATCGAGGAACGCGACCGTCCAGCCGAGCCCGGCGACGACATCCTGCTCTCGGTCATCACCGATGGGCGTCACGCGGCGATCGATCTCCGCCTGGTCATGCCGGCAATGGACGACGAACCGGACAACAAGCTCAATCTGCTCGTTCGCAACGCCCACCGCATCTGGAAGGAGACCTTGGACAACATCTACCTCCGCCCCGACGGCAAGCCTTACGAACTTCCGGGCGCGGCGCAGATGATCTTCTCCGATCTCGGCACGATCAATGTCGAGAAGACAAGGGGGTTTTCTGCCTATCGCTGGATCCGCGACGAGCTCATCCGTATGGGCGTGCCGGCGACCGAAATCGCCTTCATGCAGGATTTCAAGAAGACCGAGGCAAAGCAGCGCCTGTTCGGCGACGTCCGCGCCGGCAAGGTCCGCTTCCTGATCGGGTCATCGGAAACCATGGGCACGGGCGTCAATGCCCAGCTCAGGCTAAAGGCATTGCACCATCTCGATGTCCCATGGCTGCCGTCGCAGATCGAGCAGCGGGAAGGCCGCATCGTGCGTCAGGGCAACCAGCACGACGAGGTCGATATCTACGCCTACGCCACGCAAGGCAGCCTTGATGCCACGATGTGGCAGAACAACGAGCGCAAGGCGAGGTTTATTGCCGCCGCACTCAGTGGCGATACCTCCATCCGCCGGCTGGAAGACGTGAACGAAGGCCAGGCCAATCAGTTCGCCATGGCCAAGGCCATCGCCAGTGGTGATGAGCGCCTGATGCAGAAGGCCGGGCTGGAGGCCGACATTGCCCGCCTTGATCGGCTGCGCGCCGCTCATGACGACGATCTCTTTGCAGTTCGCCGGCAGCTCCGCGACGCCGAGCGCGAGATTGAGACGGCGAATCGCCGCATCGGCGAGATCGGACAGGACATCGAACGCCTGGTCCCGACATCAGGCGATGCCTTCGCAATCACCGTGATGGGCAAGCCGTACACAGAGCGCAAGGATGCCGGCCGGGCGTTGATGAAGGAAATCCTCACCCTCGTCCAGCTCCAGAGCCAAGGTGAAGTCCACATCGCATCGATCGGCGGCTTCGATCTCATCTATGAGGGCGAACGTTTTGGCCGTGGTGACAATTACCACTACCAGACCCTGCTTCAGCGCACCGGCGCGACCCAAGAGATCGATCTCGCCGTCACTGTCACGCCGCTCGGTGCCATCTCCCGCCTCGAGCACGCGCTCGACGGGTTCGAAGAGGAGCGGGAACGTTATCGACTGAGGTTGGCTGAGTACCAGCGGCGGCTTTCCTCCTACCAGTCGCGGCAGGGTGGCACCTTCGCCTTTGCCGACGAATTGGCTGAGAAGCGCCAGAAGTTGCGTGAGGTCGAGGAGGCGCTGGCGAAGTCTGCGCGCGGCGATGCCGAGGCCGAGGAAATTGCCGCTTAGCCCCGTTGCTGACGTGGCTTCTGGCCTTGCCCTGTCTCGCTCTCGAAGGATAAAGATGGGCAACGCAGGAGCGCCTCAACGGGGAGCGGAAATCTGCTGTCAAGTATGCCAGGATCAGTCAATGGCGCGGATAGAATATTCGAAACTCGGCTTCTGCGACGCACTACCCGAGGAAATTCGCGGGACGATTGAGATGATGGCGCCGCAATTCCTTGCCGAAACCTGGCCCGTGCGGTTTGTCGCGCTGCTGTCGATGTTGGAGGAGATCACAGATCAGGTGGAAGAGGCTGGTCGTCCGTTTGTCGTCAACAATTGGGTGATCATCGTCAGCGGCTTGCTGGAACACCTGCCGCGCGATCTGTCGTCGCCTGAATGCCTGGCCCTGATGCGTCACAGCGCCCTCGAGCCACTCCGGCAAAGTGCTATGCGAGAGTCACCGTGCTTGGACCAGCATGATGAACTCTTGCGGAGCAAATATCCGCAGTGGTCGGTAGTCGAGGACCTCCTCCGGGAATATGAAACATGGGCTGCGAAACAATCGCTGATAAAACGCCACTAGCAGTGATACGGATATCAACGACGAATTCGAGAAGGAAGGGGGGCCTGCGTCGGGGATAAATCCCTGACACCATGGGCCAGGCGGAACCTGCAGGCTCCTTCGATTGCCCGTGCTGCCTCGCGTTTCCCTCACCCGTCTGAAAAAGTAAGAGGAGGAAAGAAAGGAGGAAACCCCTTTCGCAGACCGGCCTTCCCGTCGCCGCTGGCGCTCAACCGCCCCCTCCGCACCCCTGCAGGTCGTTCTCGCAAAGCTTCGCCCCGCTCGCCCGGACCGGCAGGGCCGCTCGGGCGCAGTTGCGCCGGTCCGCCCGCCCTGCGCTCCGGGAAATGTCTTCGGAAGAACTGAAGACGGACAAGAGCCGGCGATGTCCCGGTTCCGCGACCCCGGAAGGAGCAAATCCCATGCAGATCCTCAAACTCGATCCCCGCGCGCTGAAGGACAATCCCGACGACGCGCGCCGTTCCAAATCCTCACCCCAGGCCGATGCCCTGCTTCTGGCGACGGTGAAGGCGGTCGGCATCATCCAGCCGCCGGTCGTGTCGCCGCAGACGGATGGCGGGAACGGCTACATCATTCAGGCCGGCCACCGCCGCGTCCGGCAGGCGATCGCCGCCGGCCTCGAGGAAATCGAGGTGATCGTCCGCGAGGCGGCCAACGATAACGGCGCCATGCGCTCGATGGTCGAGAACATCGCCCGTGAACCGCTCAATCCTGTCGACCAATGGCGCGGCATAGAACGGCTCGTTGCGCTGGGCTGGACCGAGGAAGCGATCGCTGTCGCACTCGCTTTGCCGGTCCGGCAGATCCGGAAGCTCAGGCTGCTCGCCAATGTGCTGCCGGCCATGCTCGATCATATGGCGCTTGGTGACCTGCCGAACGAGCAGCAGCTCCGCACCGTCGCCGCCGCCTCGCTCGACGAGCAGAAGGAGGTCTGGAAGGCACACAAGCCGAAGAAGAACGAGCGGGCGGACTGGTACAACATCTCTCGGGCACTCTCGAAGACGCGCATGTATGCGAAGGATGCGAGCTTCGGTGACGAACTCGCCGCGGCCTACGGCATCGAATGGGTGGAGGACCTGTTTTCGCCGGCTGACGAAGACACGCGCTACACCACCAATGTCGAGGCCTTCCTTGGCGCCCAGCAGGAATGGATGACGAACAATCTTCCGAAGAAGGGCACGATCGTCGAGGTCAACAACTGGGGCCAGCCGGAACTGCCGAAGAAGGCCGAACGCGTCTACGGCAAACCCTCGAAGTCCGACCATGTGGCCATGTATCTCGACCGCGACGGCAAGGTGCAGTCGGTGGCTTTCCGCATGCCGGAGGACAGACAAGCGAGGGGCAAGGGCGGCGTCTCCGCGACAGGCGGGCAGGGCGATATCCATGACGGCAGGGTCATCGATACTCCGAAGCCGCGCCCCGACGTCACCCAGAAGGGCCATGACATGATCGGTGATTTCCGCACCGACGCACTTCACGAGGCGCTCGGCCGCGCGCCGATCGAGGACGACATGCTCATGGCCTTGCTCGTTCTCGCCTTTGCCGGCCAGAACGTCCGCGTCGACTCCGGCGCCAACGACACCGTGTTCGGCCCGAAGCGTTTCCGGCGCCATGCCGCGCGTCTGTTTTCCGAGGACGGAAAGCTCGCCTTCGATACGGAGACGGTGCGCGTCGCCGCCCGCTCCATGTTGACTGACGTCCTGTCTTGCCGCCGCGGCATGTCGAACAGCGGCGTCGTCTCCCGCATCGCCGGTGACGCCATTGGCGCCGACGGCTTTCTGCCAAACATGGGCTCCGAAGATTTCCTGTTGTGCCTGTCGCGGCAGGCGCTGGAAGCGGCGGCGAAGGAGGTCAATGTCCTGCCGCGTCCAAAGGTGCGCGAAACCCGTGCGGCTCTGGTCGACCACTTCAAGGAAGGTCATTTCGTCCATGCGTCGGCGCTCTTCGCGCCCGATCCGAACGAGGTCGCCGATCTGATCAGCCAAGCCGATACTCCCGACGACGAGGAAACCCAGGTTGACGCCGCCGAGAATGGCCTCGACGGCGAGTCCGTCGAGGGCGCCGCGGTCGATGCGGAGACGGATGCAGATACAGGCGAAGGCGCTCCGGTCGGTGGGAGCGTCGTCGATGAACGTGAAGCCCCCGATCCGTTCGAGGGTGAAGCCGATCTGCCCGACACCTTCGACCGCGCTCCCGGTACAACCGATTCCGACGATGCGCAGGAGGCCTATCGCGTCGCGGCGGAATAGCCGCCCCCGCACTTTCCTTTCGAATGATGTTCCGCCGCCGGTGATTTCCACCGGCGGCGGTTTCGTTTTCGCAACCCTCGAAACTTAGGGAGAACTTGCATGTCCGCACATATCTCATTTATGGCACCCGTCGGCTCGATCATCGCCTGGTCGGACGGCGCGCCGCGGCCATCCGAACGCCATCGCAGGAAGCTGTCTGCATGGCAGAGCAATAACAGCAACGGCCGCCTGATCCGCAAACAGGGAGAACTTGGCTCAGGCAGCATCATCCTGCCCGCGAGCATCACGCTCCATGAAGCCGACCAAGGTGCTGCCGGCGTCATCACAATCCGCGTTCATCGGACCTTCTCGCTGGAGACCCGTCTGACGTTCACGATTGTCGAACGCCCTGCCATTGGCAGTTGCCGCGTGTTCGATCGCGCCGGCGACAATGCCGAGCTCGTGCATCTCGCAGCGAACCGCCAAGCCGCAGAGGAATGGCTGTCCCGACACGGCTATCCTCATGCCGCGCTGGAGGTCGTCACGGCGGACGAGGTCGCAGCCGACGTTGTGGAAGGGAGGGCGGCAGCATGAACACCAGCCCTGTCATGACCGAGGCCAATGATGCCTCCGGATATCCGAAGGTTTCTTTTGGGCGATCCGCTGATGGCTTTCCGGTCGCCCGTGTCGCCGATACGGCGTTCGCAATGTTGCCCGGCCGTAATGGGCGGCATTATCTTGGCCTCGGTGGTAAGATCGCCCGGCCGCTCGCCGAGTGGCGGCGAACCGACTTCTACGGCCATTCCGGCGAACTCGCCGACGAGGCGGCGTTTCGTGCATGCGTGATCGAGAACGCCGAACATCAGCGCGAACGACAGGCGCTCGGCCGCTGCGAGATCTTCACCCGTGTCCATACGCCTTGGGGAATGTCGCAGCGCACGACCGTCTATGCGGAGGGCGTCGAGTGCCATTCCACCGCCGGGCACGGCGGCTTCAAGCTCTCGGCTGAGCGCAACCGAAAGGTTCACCCGCTGCTGCGGTCGAAGGACGGCTTCTATGAGGAGGACTCCGCTTGGGCGATCGTGGCGATCACCTTTCCGCATCTGTTCACCGGGTTTGAGCGGCGCTGCGCGGAACGGTCCATCAAGGATTGGTGGCCCGACGCCTGGGAAACGATCTTCGTCACGACCCTGGCGCCCGGTGAATCCCATGTGAAGGACCGTCGCGCTTTCGAGGCGGCCCATGCCGATGACTGGATCGTCATCGCCGCCCTTCGCTCCGATCATCATCCCGGCATGATCGAAGTGATCGCCACGCGCGGAGGGAAGCGAGAGCACAATGCCAAGGAGCGGCGTTTTCTCCTGCCGTCTGCCGAATACGTGCCGGGCCGTTTCGGTTTCGTCATCGATGTCGATTGTCATCGGTCCTATGACGGGCCATCGAGCTTTGTCGCCTGGCAGGGGAGGGAGACGTCATGACCCGGTCCCCGGAACGTCAGGCGTTGCTTTTCCGGATGGAAGAGGCCCGCCGCCAGACTCAACGCCAGCTCGACTTGATCGACCGGCAGATTACCGCCAAGATGACGGCTCTCATCCCGTCGCTCGGGCGGCGCCGAAGCGGATACCGGCGGGGTAAACCGCCCGCGCCGGAAGCCTTCCTCGCCCGCTATCGCTCCAGTCTGGCGGCGATCACCGCGGAACGGCAGCCGGAGATCGATGCTCTTGCCCGCAAGCTCGCGCGCCAGCAGGCCGCCATCGCCGCTTTCCAGGCGCGACCGGAATTTGGTGCTTCCGCTCGGGGTCCGGAACGAGGATGTCGTCATCACCGTCGTGAGAGGAGCGCGCCATGAGGCGCTTTGACGCCGAGCCGCTTCCACCTCTGACCGAGGAAGAGGTGAATGCTCTTCAGGATTATGCCGCCAGACACGGCCGTTCGTGGAAGCGCATCCTGAACAACGCCTGGATGGGCGTAGCGCCCTGTGACGATGGTCCCATCCTGCGGCGTTTGCGAAATACCCATGGACCGTCGTGGCTTGATCGTTACCGCCCGCCGAAACCGCAGGCAGAGCACTGATCAGCGCTTGCGCACGAATTCCGTGCGCAGGACCAGCCCCTTGATCGCGTCGTGGCGGCAGTCGATCTCTTCCGGATTATCGGTGAGCCGGATCGACTTTATGACGGTGCCCTGCTTCAGCGTCTGGCCGGCGCCTTTGACCTTCAGATCCTTGATCAGCACGACGGAGTCGCCGTCGGCGAGAACATTGCCGGAGGCATCCCGGACTTCGGCTGCCTTCGCCTTTTCCGCGGCAAGTTCGGAGGCCGGCCGCCATTCGCCGATTGCTTCGTCATAGACGTAATCGTCGTTGCTCTGGTCGCTCATCTGTCGTGCCCCTTCCGTGGGAGACCTTGCAATGGCCCCGCATCTCAGGAGCGCATCTATCGCGGAAAGCCGCCGAGATCCAACCGCCGCCGCTTTCCCATCGAGAGCGCCTCGCAGACCAGCGGACATCAGGAGGGCGTCAAAGCATTCCGGCCCTGGTGAACGGAGCTCTTCCGGCAGATGGGAACTGGTTTGGCGTGGGCCTTGCCTGGTTTTCCTCTTCGGCTCTGGCATCCGATGTCGATCCCTTGGCCGTTCCGCCCTTCGGTTTCGTTGCGGTCTGAACCGGCTGCCGGTCGTTTCAAGGCCGCTGTCGCGCCGCGGGGCGGCCGGTCATGCCGCTTGTCGCAGAGCAGGAACGCGGGCCTCGC
This genomic interval from Polymorphum gilvum SL003B-26A1 contains the following:
- a CDS encoding DEAD/DEAH box helicase family protein, translating into MSNDPFSLGPSGTLDMFGNTALSSGLGLGVTAFGGFAPETAPEPANDDDPDPTPPAPAPALPIAAPLRLAPRRQGDRANFYLDDGEDRGLAASWKERARLNVAAILIANEIERHNVPVTREHQQRLIRFTGFGASELANGMFRRPGEVEFRDGWDDLGSSLESAVSESDYSSLSRCTQYAHFTPEFIIRAIWSGLQRLGWRGGRVLEPGIGTGLFPALMPEEYRDSSYVTGVELDPVTARIVKLLQPKARIIEGDFARTDLSPIYDLAIGNPPFSDRIVRSDRQYRSLGLRLHDYFIARSIDLLKPGAFAAFVTSSGTLDKADSTAREHIAKSADLIAAIRLPEGSFRRDAGTDVVVDILFFRKRKAGEAEGDQTWLDVDEVRPATEDEGAIRINRWFARHPDFVLGDHALTSGPFGETYTCRGRAGVDLEVALNAAISLLPEDRYDGEPSAIDIELEDELGEIVDLRPASEKVREGSFFFDARHGLMQMVDGSPVPIKVRKGRSGDGLSEKHIRIISKLIPVRDAVREVLRCQEQDRPWKDSQVRLRIAWSSFVRDFGPINHTTVSIAEDEETGEVRESHRRPNLKPFLDDPDCWLVASIEDYDLETDTARPGPIFSERVISPPAVPVITSAADALAVVLNERGRVDIDDIAELLHRDPEAVIADLGEAIFRDPTDGSWQTSDAYLSGPVRTKLATAEAAAALDPGFQRNVEALQEVQPADLRPSDITARLGAPWIPASDVVAFVKEMMGAEIRIHHMPELGSWTVEARQLGYSAAGTSEWGTSRRHAGELLADALNSRVPQIFDTIKDADGERRVLNVVDTEAARDKLQKIKEAFQTWVWSDPDRTDRLARVYNDRFNNIAPRKFDGSHLNLPGASGAFVLYEHQKRGIWRIISSGSTYLAHAVGAGKTMTMAAAIMEQRRLGLIAKAMLVVPGHCLAQAAREFLALYPSANILVADETNFTKDKRQRLLSRAATAAWDAIIITHSAFKFIGVPSAFEQQMIHDELQLYEDLLTRVDDEDRVSRKRLERLKEGLQERLESLATRKDDLLTISEIGVDQIVVDEAQEFRKLSFATNMSTLKGIDPNGSQKAWDLYVKSRYIETKNPGRALVLASGTPISNTLGEMFSIQRLLGYEALRERGLHEFDAWASNFGDEKTELELQPSGKYKPVSRFASFVNVPELIAMFRTFADVVMPEDLKAYVKVPVIATGKRQILTAAPTPAFKAYQQILETRIKAIEERDRPAEPGDDILLSVITDGRHAAIDLRLVMPAMDDEPDNKLNLLVRNAHRIWKETLDNIYLRPDGKPYELPGAAQMIFSDLGTINVEKTRGFSAYRWIRDELIRMGVPATEIAFMQDFKKTEAKQRLFGDVRAGKVRFLIGSSETMGTGVNAQLRLKALHHLDVPWLPSQIEQREGRIVRQGNQHDEVDIYAYATQGSLDATMWQNNERKARFIAAALSGDTSIRRLEDVNEGQANQFAMAKAIASGDERLMQKAGLEADIARLDRLRAAHDDDLFAVRRQLRDAEREIETANRRIGEIGQDIERLVPTSGDAFAITVMGKPYTERKDAGRALMKEILTLVQLQSQGEVHIASIGGFDLIYEGERFGRGDNYHYQTLLQRTGATQEIDLAVTVTPLGAISRLEHALDGFEEERERYRLRLAEYQRRLSSYQSRQGGTFAFADELAEKRQKLREVEEALAKSARGDAEAEEIAA